The Zingiber officinale cultivar Zhangliang chromosome 2A, Zo_v1.1, whole genome shotgun sequence genomic sequence acaaataaatttagAACAAGTGTAACACCttgcacttgtccttttatagtaattaaatACACAAAATAAATGTTACCGACACTTAGAGATCGATGTTAAAGTGCTTGTGTCGATGTCGGTCTACCAACCACGATTAAAACTCCTCGGAGCACATGTCAGGCACAACAGCTTCGCAGCAAAGTCGTAGCAGGAGCCTGGAGTAGTCGGAACCTCAAAAGGATGCGTAGTAGCTCGAATAGTTGTTGTCGTTGAATGCCTTCTTGAGACAGCCTTATAAAAggtatggaaggcacctccaatgaggcaagATCGATCCCGATCAGCCCGGTGCTTATCCACGACTTTGGCCAAAATTTATCCtacggaaggtgccttccatagatgacaccttctatgaacagtacgaaggcgccttcactgcttaAAGGTGCCACCGGATACTATTCATCCGAAGgtaattttcttttgtttgcccTGTAAAACAATGTTAGTTTAAATACTCTGCAAAACtagtattaggataatttaataataataaaaagtagTAAATAGTTCATGTCTTCACAAGATAAGAACTAGTCAAGGTTTAAGCTTAGGACTCCCAAATGAATCTAAACTGGACTGACGTCTATTGTCCCTTTAACCGGGACgtgtcctcacttggtcactctcctttAATGACTTACCTTAATTTACCAGTCTTCCAGACATCCAGTCAGTTCGTCGActtgtctagacttcgtgccaactatccgatcggtccgtcgatctagctggacttcgtaccaactatccggtcggcccattgacctagttagatttcgtgccagctatccgatcgacccgtcgacctagctagactttgtACCAGCTATACAGTccgcccatcgacctagctgaatttcgtaccagctatctggtcggcctatcgacctagttggatttcctgcacacttgatcaaatggttagatcacaataagacataacttaacttacttgtcattcatcaaaacccgaaTTAGATCGTTAGTACAAACCGCACCAATAGTTCTGTCGCTATAAGCTTTATCACTTTGTTTACAGATGACCTCATCATCATGTCAACTGTAAAAAATAACATACTTTTAGTGAGATATCAAAACTTGTGAAAATAAGAATTCTTACAAAATGAAGCAAAGATTAATCCCAGAAtgggaagaaaagaaaaagacttCGTCCTCCATTTTCTCCgggtaaaagaaaaaaatagaaaaagctAGGAGATAGTGAAATACAATATAAACGAAAGAAAATCAAGATCCCAGTTAAAATATGAAAGGAATTAGGGCTAAGTTGTAATAATGGGATATGAAAATATTGCAACACTTCTATGAAGAAAATAGGGATAGAAAAACGTAGACCAGCATATGACTTAGGAAGAATGTTACAAAGCCTGGAGGAGGATGATTTAGCCTGTCATTGCCATTCGGAAGCCTTAGCACATAATTAGTTGGCACTCCATAAGCCATCCTCAGTCGATCCAAAGATGCCTTAGTAAAACTCTAAATGGTAGATCTATACCGGAGAGTGGAGGAAGATTCACGACCATGAAAAGTACTACCAAGGGATCAATGAAAGGAGGGGCTATAAAGGAAGACTAAAATCACTTACTAGGCGGAGAAGAAAACTCGAAAAAAAATGAAGTAGTGATAAGAGAAGCTACAAGTGTATATAGGAGCGTTCATAGCTAACCTAATATAGCCTGACTCATTCAAGATGGATTGTTGGATCTCTGTTGTTAAAAGGTGGAATTGATCTTCCACCATAGGATTGAGCACATGAAATAGATAAAAATTCAAGGTAATCATTATATATTAAAAGATGCTTAATTTTCTTGGTCATGAGTTCCATCATATTAGTGTAATATAATCTTAGAGGCACGCTGATGCATCAGTATCACAGTGATTATTATATGTAATAATAAGAGAAAGAAgatagaattttattttaatttaagaaaaaaagaaaaaaaattattatatacagATGAgagagatttaaaaaattaagttttgacaTAGTTAGATAGTCCATATCGGATATCATTCACGATCACACAAGAAATATcgggcaatatatatatatatatatatatatatatatattttcttaccCTTAAATAATTTCACTAATTTTCTTCTATAGGCTTAGCTATTTGAAAAAAAAGCCGTATTTGAAAAGCATCGAGGACAGTAGCTTTCTAATTTTTTAATACCACATATTTGACGAATaagatgatttaaaagagaaatataTCATTTTCATATGGCCTATAAAAAACCAGCGTCAGCATAGGCGGctaaattttttttcattaaaaaactattttttaaaaaatatcgatAGTCAACCCCGTGACGCCACGAAGCCTCAATCACAACCGTACTTTCGCATCGGCTTCGTCTAACCGATCGGCTCAAGTCATGAGCGAAGCGTCCGCGAAGCTTCGTCAGACTTTTTTAAATATTTGATGTACTCAAACGCCGACCCTGAATCGTCAATGGTCTTTCTCTGGGCCCCGCCATGAGCCTTCTTCCAGTCCCAGGTGACACTTGCGTCATTCTATCGGGTACCTGTTAGGCCCGGTAGACAACTGCTGGTATAGCGACGGGTAGGACGTCGATGGGGTCCTGAAATGCAGTAATGAGACCGGTTGCATGTAAGAACCGGAGTGATTTGTAAGGCGGTGCTGTGCGCCGTCGCCTCGCCCTCGTTTGCGGAGCGATTCCTTTATCGAGAGAGATAGGGTTGATCGCTTGCTTATAGGCGTCGGTTTCCGATCTATTTCCCTAGAAAAGAAGGAAGATCCCTTTTTTTCTGGATCGGATTACGAAGTCCTCCTTGCTTGTTCCTGGCTGCGTGCGGATCTGTGGTGGGCTTGTTTGATTGGTCGCGCGGGCGCTCGGTGGAAGGTTGGTTTTTCTTGTCTGTTGTCGTCTGATGCTGGAGGTTTTCTAAAGGGTTTGGATTCGGGTGTTTTAGGTctctttttgttgttgttttcTAGAGGATGCATGTTGAATTGGCTAGGTCGAACATTTTATATTGTTGGTTTAAGGCAGAAAGATTTGATTTTTATCAGGTTTGAGCGGTTTCAGATGGGGAAAGGAGGGCAGCATGAAGGTAAGAAGGCCGGATTGGAGCAGCCAACCTCTAGTTTTCCGGCTTGGGCACGGAGCGTCCAGGAGTGCGAGGCCGAATTCAAGGTTTCATCAGAGCACGGGATCCGATCCGATGAAGTCCTAAGGCGGCAAAAAATTTATGGGTTTAACGAGCTCGAGAAGCATTCAGGACCTTCTATATGGCAACTGGTTCTCGAGCAGTTCAATGACACGCTGGTCCGGATCCTCCTTGTTGCTGCTGTCGTCTCTTTTGTGCTTGCTTGGTACGATGGAAACGAAGGTGGTGAGATGGGGATCACTGCCTTTGTGGAGCCCCTTGTGATTTTTCTTATTCTGGTTGTCAATGCAATTGTTGGCGTTTGGCAAGAGAACAATGCTGAGAAGGCACTCGAGGCCCTGAAAGAAATCCAATCAGAGCATGCTATGGTTAGAAGGGATGGTGAGTTGATTCCTAATATCCCAGCTAAGGAGCTTGTGCCAGGTGATATTGTGGTGCTCAAGGTCGGGGATAAGGTTCCTGCTGATATGAGGATTCTCCATCTTATTAGCTCGACTGTAAGGGTGGAACAAGCTTCTCTTACTGGAGAGAATGATGCTGTGAACAAAACCAACCACCAAGTTGAGCCTGAAGACATAGATATTCAAGGGAAGGAATGCATTGTCTTTGCAGGTACCACAGTTGTGAATGGCAGCTGTATCTGCTTGGTTACGCAGATTGGGATGAACACTGAAATTGGTAAGATACATTCGCAAATCCATGAAGCTTCACAAAATGAAGATGATACACCGTTGAAGAAGAAACTGAACAAGTTTGGGGAGGTCCTCACAGCCATCATTGGTGCAATTTGTGCTGTTGTTTGGCTTATCAATGTTAAGTATTTTCTTACATGGGAGCTTGTTGATGGCTGGCCACgaaatttcaaattttcttttgagAAATGTACTTATTACTTTGAGATTGCTGTGGCATTGGCTGTTGCCGCAATCCCTGAAGGTCTGCCAGCAGTTATCACTACTTGCTTGGCATTAGGGACAAGGAAGATGGCTCAAAAAAATGCATTGGTTCGGAAGCTACCAAGTGTTGAGACCTTGGGTTGCACAACTGTGATATGCTCTGATAAAACTGGTACACTAACGACAAACCAAATGTCTGTTGTAAAGCTTGTAGCAATGGGGAATGGGAGAGATAAACTTAGAGTATTCGAAGTTGATGGTACCACATACAACCCCAAAGATGGTAATATCCATGACTGGCCAGCCAACAATATGGATGTAAATCTTCAAACAATTGCTAAGATTGCAGCTGTTTGCAATGATGCAAGCATCACTGAGGCAGAACATAATCGATTTGTTACCACTGGTATGCCGACAGAGGCAGCCTTAAAGGTGAGAAGTGTTGTATTCCTTTTTCTCTTTTGCCTTTTCATTGTAACCTTTACGTGGTTTAGATTAATACTAAAGCATCTATCTTTCCTAAAATTAAACTAAGTCATCAATTAAACATTTAACAGAGAAGCATTCTTGAAATGATACATATTGTTCAGTCTTTGATTGGGAAATATTTTATCCAATTGTTTGTTCTCTAGTTAGGAAAGATACACTGGATCGTTTTGTACTTATTTTATTAAATCAAAGAGATATTGAGAATATTCACAATCCAGAAGTTTTTTCAGAATACACAGCAGCATCCAATGTCCAAATGATTTTCTTTGCATATATGGGATGTATAACTTGCTAGAGTAACTTGTGCAATTTGTTTTTTCCCAAAAATTCACTGATGGTTAACCCATCTGTGTCTACTAGGCCATGTATTTTCATATTTCAGTCtcctaattttcataatttttttctttgCCAATAAACTTCATATTTATTTTCTCAGATTTTGGTTGAGAAGATGGGGCTTCCTGGAGGACATGATACTTTGTTGGGCTCAAACGAAACATTAGGTATGTTTCAAGGCTCAAGTTTGATATTCTTTTTAGTTGATTTCATTAAAACACTGTGTCTGTGTGCTTGCCTTCTTGGTACCAAACACATGATATTTACATAAGTTGTTACTTGAAGGATGCTGCAAATGGTGGAACACAATGACTCATAGGATTGCTACTCTTGAGTTTGACCGCACTCGAAAATCAATGGGAATTATTGTGAAATCAAGATCAGGAACCAACTCTTTACTTGTAAAGGTAGATAACACCTTTTTGTCTTATCATTTTATCTCTCTATAATGTTTATCAATTATCCTTTCCTGAGTGCTTTCTTTTCCAAGTGAAAGGTGAATTGTTGGAGGTGTTTTTGAGATTTTAATTGATAAACAGTCATCTGTTTCATTTGGTGATGATAGGGAAACCTATTATGAGGAAATTACTTTTATAAATGGCATTTTATTGTTGTAATTTCATGGTTTTATTTTCCAATTGCATTTTAACCTAGTGGTGGGAAAATTGCATGTTAATTTAGTGGTGAGTAGTAGTGATGATGACCCTTATACGTTATAACTTACCAATAATTGTCTATAGAAAAGAGTAACAATTTGCAAATTCAGAGAAACATTTACTCTCGTTTATAtctattaataattattttggcaagtatttatttttgaattctttaCTTTTCTACCACTCTCTTGTTGATCTGCAATTTTGATACTTCATCCTTTTATCAGTGGGTCTAAATTTCACACTTGTTCAACAAAATGTTGTATTTAATAAGTTTTTGATTTCATTGATACATAAAGTATTGGTTATTTCAGTCATCATGATCTATTATTTCATGGTATCTGCCAATATACAATGTATATTTATGATGAATCAAAATTGCTTTGCTATAGGGAGCAGTTGAAAATTTGTTGGAACGGAGTGCCTATGTCCAGCTGCCTGATGGTTCTGTAGGTTTGCTAAATGAAAactcaaaaaaacatattttaGAAGCCCTCCATGATATGTCTACAAAGGCTTTGCGCTGTTTGGGATTTGCCTACAAGGTAGAtctagcagaatttgcaacaTATGATGGTGAAGATCACCCAGCTCATAAACTTCTACTCAATCCGGAAAATTACTCGTCCATCGAGACTGATCTCATATTTGCTGGAGTAGTTGGGCTTAGAGTATGTCATCTGACTTTGTTTGATTCACCTTTGTTGTATGTGCTAGTTTGACTCTATTAGCATTTCTAACTTGTAACTATTGTTTATTTTCTTCTGAAACATTTCAGGATCCACCAAGAAAAGAGGTTTTTAAAGCAATTGAAGATTGTAGAGCAGCTGGTATTCGAGTCATGGTCATTACTGGTGATAACAAAGAAACAGCAGAAGCAATTTGTCGTGATATAGGTGTCTTCAAACCTGAGGAAACCATACATTTAAAGAGTTTCACTGGCAAAGATTTTATGTCAAAGCCATCCAGTGACAAGAAGACCATATTGAGGCAAAATGGTGGTCTATTATTTTCTAGAGCTGAACCAAAGCACAAACAAGAGATTGTGAGATTGTTAAAAGGAGACAACGAAGTAGTTGCTATGACAGGGGATGGTGTTAATGATGCTCCTGCATTGAAAATGGCAGATATTGGCATTGCTATGGGCATTGCTGGGACAGAGGTAGGCAATTCTCATCTTCTCACGATTGCTGTCTTTCCAATTGGTTTATTTTTGAGCCCAAATGCTAAATAATAAGAAGTAACAGAATACCTCCATTGAATGCAATTGTCTTTGTTAAAAGCTCATGACCTAGTAACACATTGCTTTTCTCTCTGTGTGACACAATTTTTCTCTGAGCATACTATGATGATATATCTAGAACTATGACAAATTGACGACAAATCAAAAATAGGAAAAAGAAAGTTATATAACCTTGTTTCTGTGCTTTAGTTGGATCTGTGAAAAAGTTTATAATACATGCATCTTAATTTTGTGATAGAAGTTTTCAAGTGTGATTGCTATTTCATGGTTTCTGCTTAATCTGTGGCTCATGATGCATTTCTTTTGGCTCACTTTTTTGTCATTTGTTTCTGTTACTTATGCTGTTCATCTAAAGACTTACAATTCGTTAAGGTTATTCTAGAAAGTACTTTAATGTGATGAGACATTTTGTAAACTGCACTTATGATATCTTTAATTTGTGGCTGATGCTGGAATTTTTTGACTCAGCCTTTTTTTTGTTTCTCTGTTACTTATGTTGTTTATCATCTAAAGGCTTGCAATTTCTTAAGTTTGTGAGAAAGTACTCGAATGTGATCAGACATTTCATATACTGCATTTATGGTTGTCAGTTTGACTGCTatgatgttttatttatttatttgtttgttattattatttttaaatgtatGCATGTTTTCATTTAAAGCCTTCAAACGTGCGTGTTGGTATCAAAAGGATCAGTAAGTGAATGGAACATACTTTTATTCCTTATTAGTTCAGTTATCTGTTAGTATCTTTACCAGGAAGTTCATTTTCCCAGGTTGCTAAGGAAGCTTCAGATATGGTGTTAGCAGATGATAATTTCAGTACAATAGTAGCAGCAGTTGGTGAAGGAAGATCAATTTACAACAATATGAAAGCCTTTATaaggtcttgttttttttttaatatttttgtctttcaaaatatttttctttctaaaGATGGGAACTTATTATTTCTTATCTCAATCTAACTATCTAGAGTACTGGCTATTTAAGTAGCGTAATCTTTGCTCATCTGTTTTTATGTAATCCATATTCACTCTTTGGTTGGATATATTATGGCAAAATTTCGATGTACTTTTTTACTTTGTTGAAATGCTTCGTCTATGTATGATAAGTTTTGTTACAGTGATTACCAATGATAATTTGAAGCCATGTAGAAGAGAAATTCAAGGTAGAAGCCTTTAATATTAACTCTTCAAGAAATGCAAATTGCGAGTATTAGGTTAATGGAGTATTGATGTAGTCGGTTTAGTTGTTTTTGGTTAGTGCTTTAGCTATGTAATTAAATTATCTCTTAACATGAATGTGATACAATAATTTTCTTTCACCAAATTCTACATGGTATTGGAGCCAACACATTTGGGGCTACAGTTTCGAAGATAGTACTCCCCTTGGGGGAAGGCTGCTTCCTTGACCGCCACTCATCCATCTGCAGTTCTCCTTCCTAGTCTCTTTGTCTTGTCACTGCTCTTAGTTGTGACTCACATGAAGTGAGTTATTTTCTTCACGTGTATCTATGCAACCATCAAGTACTTGACAGTCTGCTCCTTTTGCTCTTTCGAACTTACAGTATCTAGTCCCAACCTGTAACCAGAAGTACGGCCACAACTCTTTCTACTGTGCGTTCCCTCCAACAAGATTCCACTGTGTGCCATTTGCCTATGAATGGGCAAACATTGAGACTTTGAAGAAGTGGCGAGCCTTCCTCTCCATGCATTGTGTGCCATCATGGTCCATCTCTGCTTCCCAGCTGAACCAACATCTCCAGCTCTTGTTGCCACCTCGAGCACCAAAACTGGAACCTTGCACAGATAAAGGGGAGTGAGGCTGAGGCTTTAAATAGGAGCAGTGTTTCTCCTATTCTCTAACACAAAGCTTCTAAAACGGTGCATGATTGATTGCATTGGTTGTTTTATGCAGCGACATCTGTCAGCGAGCAGCTCCTGCTTGACATGTTGCTGATCATCCTTCAAAACTGTGATTCCCAAACATTTCCTCTTGGGCTCTTTCCTCTCCATTGTGATCTAAATTTGAATCTAAGACCTCTTTGCATCAGTGACCTCATCGTCCAAATCTTATCCTGAATATCCTTATCTTCAATTCTAAGGAAACCGATACTGACTTCCTGTTACTAATTGTTCCCCCAGAACTTTGTCCAGATCTAGCGCACATAAAATAATTTCAATCTGTTCTTCCAGCATTAGGTGATTGcatctttgttttcttctttgtcagcCATACTCTTCTTTATGGAGAGCTATGCTTCCACctgttcttttcttccttttttttttcttcatatctGCAAAATCTTCTCCTCTTTACTCCCAAACAACAGCCTCACCTTCTTGATTTCTTTGGCAGATCTCATCCACCTTCTTCCTATTCCTCTTTTTGTTTTCACTGTTTCCCTtcttttttgttttcttcctACTTATTTTTTCAATAGAGTTCTCGCCTCCTCTCAGCATCTTCTCCCCATTATCCTAATCTGCTAATGTACATCTCCTTGCTTTTGTGCATGTTTCTCCTTTTGCTTCTCTGCTTTTTTTGTATATCCTGTTTTATTCTATTTGTACACTTTATATGCACTGCTTAAAAACTAGAGAAGAGTCGAACAAAGAAAATATCTTGTTCTTATTTTTCTAGTCTAGCAAAGGGTCGAACTTTGCAATCTATCTTTCCTTTAGAATGCtcgagcatttttttttttttttgtagtttatTGCATGTTGCTGTATATGCTGCTTCAAGGAAAAGTCCACTCAAGGGATTTGTTCCTGAGATGTTTTttcattgtaaaaaaaaaaacatctcagGGGAGCCTTGACGCAACGATAaaattgttgccatgtgaccaaaaggtcacgggttcgaatcctagaaacagcctcttgcaaaaaggtaaggctgcgtacaatggattcttCCCCGGACcttgcatggcgggagcttcgtgcacttgGCTgtctttttttatgttttttcattGTGGTTTTATTATTTCTCTCTTCATCTTCTTTTGTCAATGTGTTTATTTGATGTGAAACACATATTGCATGTGTGCTAAAGTGTGGTCCAAGGGATCATGGATTGAATGCTTTATTAACTCattaag encodes the following:
- the LOC122041136 gene encoding calcium-transporting ATPase 1, endoplasmic reticulum-type-like, whose product is MGKGGQHEGKKAGLEQPTSSFPAWARSVQECEAEFKVSSEHGIRSDEVLRRQKIYGFNELEKHSGPSIWQLVLEQFNDTLVRILLVAAVVSFVLAWYDGNEGGEMGITAFVEPLVIFLILVVNAIVGVWQENNAEKALEALKEIQSEHAMVRRDGELIPNIPAKELVPGDIVVLKVGDKVPADMRILHLISSTVRVEQASLTGENDAVNKTNHQVEPEDIDIQGKECIVFAGTTVVNGSCICLVTQIGMNTEIGKIHSQIHEASQNEDDTPLKKKLNKFGEVLTAIIGAICAVVWLINVKYFLTWELVDGWPRNFKFSFEKCTYYFEIAVALAVAAIPEGLPAVITTCLALGTRKMAQKNALVRKLPSVETLGCTTVICSDKTGTLTTNQMSVVKLVAMGNGRDKLRVFEVDGTTYNPKDGNIHDWPANNMDVNLQTIAKIAAVCNDASITEAEHNRFVTTGMPTEAALKILVEKMGLPGGHDTLLGSNETLGCCKWWNTMTHRIATLEFDRTRKSMGIIVKSRSGTNSLLVKGAVENLLERSAYVQLPDGSVGLLNENSKKHILEALHDMSTKALRCLGFAYKVDLAEFATYDGEDHPAHKLLLNPENYSSIETDLIFAGVVGLRDPPRKEVFKAIEDCRAAGIRVMVITGDNKETAEAICRDIGVFKPEETIHLKSFTGKDFMSKPSSDKKTILRQNGGLLFSRAEPKHKQEIVRLLKGDNEVVAMTGDGVNDAPALKMADIGIAMGIAGTEVAKEASDMVLADDNFSTIVAAVGEGRSIYNNMKAFIRYMISSNIGEVASIFLTAALGIPEGLIPVQLLWVNLVTDGPPATALGFNPPDKDIMKKPPRRSDDSLITAWILFRYMVIGLYVGFATVGIFIIWYTHGSFMGINLSGDGHTLVTYSQLSNWGECYSWEGFKVAPFTAGDQHFTFDENPCDYFQTGKVKAMTLSLSVLVAIEMFNSLNALSEDGSLLTMPPWSNPWLLIAMSISFGLHFLILYVPFLARVFGIVPLSFNEWLLVLAVAFPVILIDEILKFVGRWASSSGAERAPIKHKDE